One Weissella coleopterorum DNA segment encodes these proteins:
- a CDS encoding zinc-dependent alcohol dehydrogenase family protein — protein MKATIFMKPGKVEVQDLTKPVIEKETDAIVRVVRACVCGSDLWWYRGISDHQSGAAVGHEAIGIVEAVGSAIDAIQPGDFVVVPFTHGCGHCVACLAGFDGDCLNRDGSSVGYQAEYLRYDNANWGLVKIPGQPADYSEEILNSLLTLSDVMATGYHAAATAEVKAGDTVVVMGDGAVGLCGVIAAKLRGASRIIAMSRHLDRQKLALEFGATDIVAERGDEAVTKVLELTNGGADAVLECVGNEQSVDTALKVGRPGAIVGRVGIPQKAEMNTNVLFRRNIGLRGGIAAVTTYDKNILLDAVLKGQINPGKVFTQSFTLDNIQAAYAAMDERKAIKSLVIVADK, from the coding sequence ATGAAAGCAACTATATTTATGAAACCCGGAAAAGTTGAAGTGCAAGATTTAACTAAGCCAGTGATCGAAAAAGAAACGGATGCAATTGTTCGCGTCGTTCGAGCCTGTGTCTGTGGATCGGATTTATGGTGGTACCGTGGTATTTCAGATCATCAATCAGGGGCGGCAGTTGGACATGAAGCCATTGGAATTGTCGAGGCTGTTGGCTCAGCAATTGATGCGATTCAGCCTGGTGATTTTGTCGTGGTGCCCTTTACGCATGGTTGTGGTCATTGTGTGGCTTGTTTGGCGGGCTTTGATGGCGATTGCTTGAATCGTGATGGTAGTTCAGTTGGTTATCAAGCCGAATATTTACGTTATGATAATGCAAATTGGGGCTTGGTAAAGATTCCCGGACAGCCAGCAGATTATTCTGAGGAAATATTAAACTCATTATTAACTCTATCAGATGTTATGGCCACTGGGTATCATGCGGCAGCGACCGCTGAGGTTAAAGCCGGTGATACGGTGGTAGTGATGGGAGATGGTGCAGTCGGCTTATGCGGTGTCATTGCGGCCAAGTTACGAGGCGCTTCTCGTATTATTGCTATGAGCCGACATTTGGATCGTCAAAAATTAGCCCTTGAATTTGGGGCGACAGATATTGTTGCTGAACGTGGTGACGAGGCGGTGACTAAGGTTCTTGAGTTGACTAATGGTGGAGCTGATGCGGTGCTCGAGTGTGTTGGGAATGAACAATCTGTTGATACTGCCTTAAAGGTTGGTCGACCTGGAGCGATTGTGGGTCGTGTCGGAATTCCGCAAAAAGCCGAGATGAATACTAATGTTTTGTTCAGACGTAATATTGGGTTACGTGGTGGAATTGCTGCGGTTACTACTTATGATAAGAATATATTATTAGATGCGGTTTTGAAGGGACAAATTAATCCGGGCAAGGTCTTTACGCAAAGCTTTACGTTGGATAATATTCAAGCTGCTTATGCTGCGATGGATGAACGGAAAGCGATTAAGTCGTTAGTAATTGTGGCTGATAAATAA
- a CDS encoding 2-keto-3-deoxygluconate permease: MEKDHGDKKTIEKVPGGMMVVPLLFGAVIHTFWPKSAEFLGGFTGSFMTGTGAILFIFFFALGTGLDIRSTGRIARKGMNMLLAKVFLAALLGILASRILPNGGVTSGIFSGLSVLAIIASFNAINGGLLVALLTPLNRKIDVASYPFFSIQSGPFFTMITLGAAGLGQFPWQALLSTLIPYILGILCGSLDPDMRKMFAPVAGTLVPFFAFTLGYSLDLSMIVRSGFTGIIMGIAVVLVSGLVMWAADRFISGSDGLEGIAASSTAGAAVTVPATIAMMDKTYSATADSATAIVATSVIVTAILTPMLTMWYYKRLIRTNRLEDQMKY; this comes from the coding sequence ATAGAGAAAGATCATGGAGATAAAAAAACAATAGAGAAGGTTCCGGGTGGAATGATGGTGGTGCCACTCCTTTTCGGGGCCGTGATTCATACTTTTTGGCCTAAATCTGCTGAATTCTTGGGTGGGTTTACGGGGTCGTTTATGACAGGAACAGGAGCAATTTTATTTATCTTTTTCTTTGCGCTAGGGACAGGATTAGATATTCGGTCGACAGGACGAATTGCTCGTAAAGGGATGAACATGCTTCTTGCAAAAGTATTCTTAGCCGCACTATTGGGGATTTTAGCAAGTCGAATATTACCAAATGGTGGTGTAACAAGCGGTATTTTTAGTGGATTATCAGTTTTGGCAATTATTGCTTCTTTTAATGCCATTAATGGCGGGTTACTTGTTGCTTTATTAACGCCTTTAAATCGAAAAATTGATGTTGCATCATATCCGTTCTTTTCAATTCAATCAGGGCCCTTCTTTACCATGATTACCCTAGGGGCTGCCGGCCTTGGTCAATTTCCTTGGCAAGCCTTATTATCGACATTAATACCTTATATTCTAGGAATTCTATGTGGATCATTAGATCCTGATATGCGCAAAATGTTTGCGCCGGTGGCTGGAACATTAGTTCCATTTTTCGCATTTACGCTTGGATATTCATTAGATTTGAGTATGATAGTCCGTTCTGGCTTTACAGGAATTATCATGGGAATCGCAGTTGTATTGGTAAGTGGACTTGTTATGTGGGCTGCCGATCGCTTTATTAGTGGGTCTGATGGTTTGGAGGGAATTGCAGCATCGTCTACTGCTGGAGCTGCGGTCACAGTACCAGCTACTATTGCTATGATGGATAAAACCTATTCAGCTACGGCAGATTCAGCTACAGCAATTGTAGCGACTTCAGTAATTGTGACGGCCATCTTAACTCCGATGTTAACAATGTGGTACTACAAACGATTAATTAGGACTAATCGTTTAGAAGATCAAATGAAATATTAA
- the kduI gene encoding 5-dehydro-4-deoxy-D-glucuronate isomerase: MTFKMETKYAHAPKDIEHYSTAEMREEFLMEKIFNPGDVLLTYTMNDRLIFGGVTPTIEPLEIILNSELGVNFFLERRELGFINIGGAGYVTVDGKKDLMNKQDGYYVSMGTQHVIFESVDVNNPAKFYVASAPAHKVYPSKKIAIEDITPLTPGDQEHMNKRKIYQYIHPNQVEANQLQMGYTVLANGSSWNTMPAHTHMRRMETYMYFDFADKDTRAMHIMGTPDETKHIFLESEQAVTNPSWSIHSGVATGSYTFIWAMCGENITYDDMDHVDMHNLK; this comes from the coding sequence ATGACTTTTAAAATGGAAACTAAATATGCTCATGCACCTAAAGATATTGAACATTATTCAACCGCTGAAATGCGAGAAGAATTTTTAATGGAAAAGATCTTTAATCCAGGGGATGTTTTGTTGACTTATACTATGAATGATCGACTTATTTTTGGTGGTGTTACGCCAACGATTGAACCCTTAGAAATTATTTTAAATTCAGAACTTGGGGTAAATTTCTTTTTAGAGCGTCGTGAATTAGGATTTATTAATATTGGTGGTGCGGGATACGTTACCGTTGATGGTAAAAAAGATCTTATGAATAAACAAGATGGTTACTATGTCAGTATGGGAACTCAGCATGTGATTTTTGAATCAGTTGATGTTAATAATCCTGCAAAATTCTATGTTGCATCGGCACCTGCGCATAAAGTATATCCGTCAAAAAAAATCGCAATTGAGGATATAACTCCGTTGACTCCTGGAGATCAAGAACATATGAATAAGCGTAAAATTTATCAATATATTCATCCAAATCAAGTTGAAGCTAATCAACTACAAATGGGATATACGGTCTTAGCAAATGGGTCTTCTTGGAATACAATGCCAGCGCATACCCATATGCGCCGAATGGAAACATATATGTATTTTGATTTTGCAGATAAGGATACGCGTGCCATGCATATCATGGGAACCCCTGATGAAACAAAACACATTTTCTTAGAATCCGAACAAGCAGTTACGAATCCATCATGGTCAATCCATTCTGGTGTAGCAACGGGATCGTATACATTCATTTGGGCAATGTGTGGTGAAAATATTACGTATGATGATATGGATCATGTTGATATGCATAATTTGAAATAG
- the rplM gene encoding 50S ribosomal protein L13 — MRTTYMAKPGEIDRKWYIVDATDVPLGRLSTVVASILRGKNKPTFTPHIDTGDNVIVINASNIALTGKKATDKIYYHHSNHPGGLKERQAGDLREKNPQRLIELSVQGMLPKGTLGHQQALKLHVFADANHKHEAQKPELLDINSLI; from the coding sequence ATGCGTACAACTTATATGGCAAAGCCAGGTGAGATCGATCGTAAGTGGTATATTGTTGATGCTACTGACGTGCCTTTGGGTCGTTTATCAACGGTCGTTGCATCAATCTTACGTGGTAAGAACAAGCCTACTTTCACACCACACATCGATACCGGAGATAACGTTATTGTTATCAACGCATCAAATATTGCGTTGACTGGTAAGAAGGCTACTGACAAGATCTATTATCACCACTCAAACCACCCTGGTGGATTGAAGGAACGCCAAGCTGGTGACTTGCGCGAGAAGAACCCACAACGTTTGATTGAACTTTCAGTTCAAGGAATGTTGCCAAAGGGAACTCTTGGTCACCAACAAGCTTTGAAGCTTCATGTCTTTGCTGATGCAAATCACAAGCACGAAGCCCAAAAGCCTGAATTGTTGGATATCAACAGCTTAATCTAA
- a CDS encoding DNA alkylation repair protein, translating to MKIKDLTEVFNEYANLENALKQKQYLRNKFDFFGIASPKRKQAYHHLLKVEKAQQVIDWNLLKQIWEQPQREYQYFVIDYLTELRKFIQFEDVSQIEYFLRTKQWWDSIDGFNRIMSNLGLVDARLDQVMLQWSQDNDFWLRRVAIDHQLSRKELTKIALLEQILLNNLGSDEFFINKAIGWALRDYSKYNPQWVEKFINNNRSKMAPLSIREASKYL from the coding sequence ATGAAGATTAAAGACCTAACCGAAGTGTTCAACGAGTACGCAAATCTAGAAAACGCACTGAAGCAAAAGCAATATCTTCGCAATAAATTTGATTTTTTCGGGATTGCATCACCAAAACGAAAACAAGCTTATCATCATTTACTTAAGGTCGAAAAGGCACAACAGGTGATCGATTGGAACCTACTCAAACAAATTTGGGAGCAACCGCAACGTGAATATCAATATTTTGTAATTGATTATTTAACGGAACTAAGAAAATTTATTCAGTTTGAAGATGTATCTCAAATTGAATACTTTCTTCGAACGAAACAATGGTGGGATTCCATTGATGGCTTTAACCGTATTATGAGCAATTTAGGATTAGTTGATGCGCGATTGGATCAAGTTATGTTACAGTGGTCGCAGGATAATGATTTTTGGCTTCGGCGAGTTGCCATTGACCACCAGTTATCACGTAAAGAATTGACGAAGATTGCGTTATTGGAGCAGATTTTATTAAATAATCTCGGTAGCGATGAATTTTTTATTAATAAAGCAATTGGTTGGGCGTTGAGAGATTATTCTAAATATAATCCCCAGTGGGTTGAAAAATTTATTAATAATAATCGATCAAAAATGGCGCCTTTAAGTATTCGAGAAGCTAGCAAATATCTATAA
- the kduD gene encoding 2-dehydro-3-deoxy-D-gluconate 5-dehydrogenase KduD, which yields MAEYYEPIEEIQARAKDLQTFSMKQFSLTNKVAIVSGGNTGLGQAYVVAFAEAGADIYVPTFTSEGWEETKRLVEAKGRKVIFEEVDLTKEDAPKQVIEHTLSAFGHIDILVNNAGMIRRNNLVDSKQTDWDAVMNINLNVVYRLSMAVLPIFKKQNSGKIINIASMLSYFGGKFVPSYTASKHGVAGLTKAFASEASAWNIQVNAIAPGYIATSNTAPIRADQERNDEILGRIAAGHWGQTNELMGGVVFLASPASNYITGIIMPIDGGYLVR from the coding sequence ATGGCAGAATATTATGAACCAATCGAAGAAATTCAAGCGCGTGCTAAAGATTTACAAACATTTAGCATGAAACAATTTAGTTTGACCAATAAGGTGGCAATTGTGTCTGGTGGAAACACTGGATTAGGACAAGCTTATGTTGTCGCTTTTGCAGAAGCAGGAGCCGACATTTATGTTCCCACGTTTACTAGTGAAGGCTGGGAAGAGACGAAAAGGTTAGTTGAAGCTAAAGGGCGAAAAGTTATTTTTGAAGAAGTCGATTTAACTAAAGAGGATGCACCGAAACAAGTAATTGAACATACATTATCTGCGTTTGGTCATATCGACATTCTAGTTAATAATGCTGGTATGATTCGGCGAAATAATTTGGTAGATTCTAAGCAAACGGATTGGGATGCTGTTATGAATATCAATCTTAATGTTGTCTATCGCCTATCGATGGCAGTTTTACCTATTTTTAAGAAACAAAATTCAGGAAAAATTATTAATATTGCATCAATGCTTTCATATTTTGGTGGGAAATTTGTACCAAGTTATACGGCTTCAAAACACGGTGTTGCGGGATTGACTAAAGCTTTTGCATCTGAAGCTAGTGCCTGGAATATTCAAGTCAACGCTATTGCTCCTGGGTATATTGCTACTTCAAACACGGCTCCAATTCGAGCTGATCAAGAACGTAATGATGAAATTTTAGGTAGAATTGCTGCTGGACACTGGGGACAAACAAATGAATTGATGGGCGGAGTGGTATTCTTAGCATCACCTGCATCAAATTATATTACCGGAATTATTATGCCAATTGACGGCGGATACTTAGTACGATAG
- the rpsI gene encoding 30S ribosomal protein S9, translating into MSTVQYYGTGRRKNSVARVRLVPGTGAITINGKSAEEYIPFANLREVMIQPFNTTETLGNYDVLVNVNGGGFSGQSGAIRHGISRALLEVDPEFRGALKAAGLLTRDSRMKERKKPGLKKARKASQFSKR; encoded by the coding sequence ATGTCTACTGTACAATATTACGGAACTGGTCGTCGTAAGAACTCTGTTGCGCGTGTACGTTTAGTACCTGGAACTGGAGCAATTACTATCAACGGTAAGTCAGCCGAAGAGTACATTCCTTTCGCTAATTTGCGTGAGGTTATGATCCAACCATTTAACACTACTGAAACTTTGGGAAACTATGATGTTTTGGTTAATGTTAACGGTGGTGGTTTCTCAGGGCAATCTGGTGCCATCCGTCATGGTATCTCACGTGCCTTGTTAGAAGTTGATCCTGAATTCCGTGGAGCATTGAAGGCAGCAGGATTGTTGACTCGTGACTCACGTATGAAGGAACGTAAGAAGCCAGGACTTAAGAAAGCCCGTAAAGCTTCACAATTCTCAAAGCGTTAA
- a CDS encoding IclR family transcriptional regulator, with protein sequence MIKNEPKLYGSTLVKAKMILDYLAKQINSTTLTKLSQEIGITKPTVRKIMDTLVYLNWVTETQNGFLLGTGVIQYAEAARNQFNIVQIAEPYLNRLSEKFGETINLVMPHGNHVILVNKYEGSHSVALKSVIGGQMDLYSTSVGKSILATYDDNKLNQYLAVTELKAKTSSTIDNAEDLRIELEKVRIRGFAYENEENEFEISCVGTSLEVGGQILGAFSISAPSYRVTDESMREFSRAILKTKAEILQKFN encoded by the coding sequence ATGATAAAAAATGAACCAAAATTATATGGTAGTACTTTAGTAAAAGCAAAGATGATTTTAGACTATTTAGCCAAGCAAATAAATTCAACAACTTTAACTAAACTTAGTCAAGAAATTGGAATAACAAAACCCACTGTTCGCAAAATTATGGATACGTTGGTTTATTTAAATTGGGTAACTGAAACACAGAATGGTTTTTTATTAGGAACGGGAGTTATTCAGTACGCAGAAGCAGCTCGAAATCAGTTTAATATTGTACAGATTGCTGAACCTTATCTCAATCGGCTAAGTGAAAAATTTGGTGAGACTATTAATCTAGTTATGCCCCATGGCAATCATGTTATTTTGGTTAACAAATATGAAGGCAGTCACTCAGTGGCTCTAAAATCGGTCATTGGGGGGCAAATGGATCTGTATTCGACCTCGGTAGGTAAATCAATATTAGCCACATATGATGATAATAAATTAAATCAGTATCTAGCGGTTACAGAATTAAAAGCAAAGACCTCTTCCACCATTGATAATGCAGAAGATTTGCGTATAGAATTAGAGAAGGTGAGAATTCGGGGATTTGCTTACGAAAATGAAGAGAATGAATTTGAAATATCATGTGTTGGGACTTCGTTGGAGGTTGGTGGGCAAATTTTAGGTGCATTTAGTATTTCCGCCCCTTCATATCGGGTTACAGATGAATCAATGCGTGAATTTTCAAGAGCGATTTTGAAAACGAAAGCTGAAATTTTGCAAAAGTTTAATTA
- a CDS encoding sugar kinase, whose translation MSEVVTMGEAMAVFAATDLDQPLWSANHFDKYLAGAEVNVATGVARLGHSVEYITQLGMDPIGKFIQYQLENNNIGTEYVNFSDEYQTGLMFKQRVSVGNPETANYRKNSAASHFNDKNIDKIDFHDTKIIHLTGIFPALSETTRLATERLFAMGKNSKKITTIFDTNLRPALWHYKQEMIETVNDFAHQAKIVLPGIHEGEILVGSSNPEQIADFYLTNSDITEAVVVKLGSDGAFVKEKNGNKLLVPGYKVDTIIDTVGAGDGFAVGLITGILEQLSLADSVRRGNAIGSLAVQSAGDNDGYPNADELMDYIAQRSIN comes from the coding sequence ATGAGTGAAGTTGTAACGATGGGTGAAGCAATGGCAGTTTTTGCTGCGACAGATTTGGACCAACCATTGTGGAGCGCAAATCACTTTGATAAATATTTAGCAGGGGCAGAAGTAAATGTAGCTACGGGAGTTGCACGCTTAGGACATTCAGTAGAATATATTACTCAATTAGGAATGGATCCAATTGGGAAATTTATTCAATACCAACTGGAAAATAATAATATTGGGACTGAATATGTTAATTTTTCGGATGAATATCAAACAGGATTAATGTTTAAACAGCGAGTTAGTGTGGGCAATCCCGAAACAGCAAATTATCGTAAAAATTCTGCAGCCTCGCATTTTAATGATAAGAATATTGATAAAATTGATTTTCATGATACTAAGATAATTCATTTAACTGGTATTTTCCCCGCATTATCAGAAACTACAAGACTAGCTACGGAACGATTATTTGCGATGGGGAAAAATTCCAAAAAAATTACAACGATTTTTGATACAAACTTACGACCCGCATTATGGCATTACAAACAAGAGATGATAGAAACTGTTAATGATTTTGCACATCAAGCTAAGATTGTATTGCCAGGAATTCATGAGGGCGAAATTTTAGTTGGTTCCAGCAACCCCGAACAAATTGCTGATTTTTATCTAACAAATTCTGATATTACTGAGGCAGTGGTTGTTAAATTAGGATCGGATGGAGCGTTCGTTAAAGAAAAAAATGGAAATAAATTATTAGTTCCTGGTTATAAAGTAGATACAATTATTGATACAGTTGGTGCGGGAGACGGTTTTGCAGTGGGGTTGATTACCGGAATTTTAGAACAATTATCATTGGCTGATTCAGTTAGGCGGGGTAATGCGATTGGATCATTAGCAGTCCAATCAGCAGGTGACAATGATGGTTATCCCAATGCAGATGAATTGATGGATTATATTGCCCAACGTTCGATTAATTAA
- a CDS encoding bifunctional 2-keto-4-hydroxyglutarate aldolase/2-keto-3-deoxy-6-phosphogluconate aldolase, producing MQKVETLKKLTQAGVIAVVRANTGEKAVKIVDKLISGGIRGIELTFSVPNAPQVIEALVKKYNDKEDIVIGAGTVLDAVTARLAILAGAKYIVSPSFDIETAKIANLYQIPYLAGAMTITEMKLALEYGVDIIKLFPGSEASPSMVKAVKAPLPQANIMPTGGVNLENMHTWIEAGVVAVGVGGSLLKPADTNDWTGLEQNAKKYVERYAEIINNKES from the coding sequence ATGCAAAAAGTTGAAACATTGAAAAAATTAACTCAAGCTGGTGTGATTGCAGTTGTTCGAGCTAATACTGGTGAAAAAGCGGTTAAGATTGTTGATAAATTAATTAGCGGTGGTATTAGAGGAATTGAATTAACATTTTCTGTTCCAAATGCGCCCCAAGTTATTGAAGCATTGGTCAAAAAATATAACGATAAAGAAGATATTGTCATTGGTGCCGGAACGGTTCTAGACGCAGTTACTGCACGTCTAGCAATCCTTGCAGGAGCAAAATATATTGTTTCTCCCTCATTTGATATTGAAACCGCCAAAATAGCTAATTTATATCAAATTCCATATCTGGCTGGGGCAATGACTATTACTGAAATGAAACTAGCTTTGGAGTACGGGGTTGATATTATCAAGTTATTCCCTGGGTCAGAAGCATCACCTTCTATGGTTAAAGCAGTTAAGGCACCATTACCACAGGCCAATATTATGCCAACTGGAGGGGTCAATTTAGAAAATATGCATACATGGATTGAAGCTGGCGTGGTAGCCGTTGGAGTTGGCGGTAGTCTGTTAAAGCCCGCTGATACGAATGATTGGACTGGGTTAGAACAAAATGCTAAAAAATATGTAGAACGGTATGCGGAGATTATAAATAATAAGGAGTCGTAG
- a CDS encoding DUF554 domain-containing protein: protein MPTGIIINVAAIFIGGLIGGLAGHLLSERFKEEINLIFGISSMVMGIIAIAPTKNMAAVIFAIIIGTALGLILHFGAWINRGASLMQRGIAKIAPVKSEIPEDEFMSTLITAIVLFTASGTGIYGSLVNGMTGDATILISKSILDFFTAIIFAANLGYVVSFIVVPQFIIFYILFLLAGFIYPLTTPAMIVDFKAVGGALMLATGFRMTKIKIFPTADMIPSMLLIMPFSWAWINWILPILAN, encoded by the coding sequence ATGCCCACAGGAATTATTATAAATGTCGCCGCCATTTTTATTGGTGGCTTAATTGGCGGCCTTGCCGGCCACCTACTTTCAGAACGTTTTAAAGAGGAAATCAACCTCATCTTTGGAATTTCATCAATGGTGATGGGAATTATTGCCATTGCACCCACTAAAAATATGGCAGCTGTTATTTTTGCTATTATTATTGGAACCGCCCTTGGTTTGATTTTACACTTTGGGGCTTGGATTAACCGTGGTGCGAGTTTAATGCAACGAGGGATTGCTAAAATTGCACCTGTTAAATCCGAGATACCAGAAGATGAATTTATGTCTACATTAATCACAGCCATTGTTTTATTCACGGCTTCAGGAACTGGAATTTACGGCTCACTAGTCAATGGTATGACTGGCGATGCCACAATTTTAATTTCAAAATCAATCTTGGATTTCTTCACCGCCATTATTTTTGCGGCTAATTTAGGATACGTGGTTTCATTTATTGTTGTGCCACAATTTATTATTTTTTACATATTATTCCTATTAGCTGGTTTTATTTATCCATTAACTACTCCCGCGATGATTGTGGATTTCAAAGCCGTGGGTGGTGCATTGATGTTAGCCACTGGCTTCCGGATGACCAAAATTAAAATTTTTCCCACTGCTGACATGATTCCGTCGATGTTACTAATCATGCCCTTCAGTTGGGCTTGGATAAATTGGATTTTACCAATATTAGCAAATTAA
- a CDS encoding LysR family transcriptional regulator, producing MDLQKLEIFLNLAKTMNYSETAAQLFTTQGNISKQIMALEKEFGTNLIDRQHRQIKLTSAGKIVLDLAPKIINDFQRMQQKIQASQQYADRVLKIVTVPSVANYRGLELIINFQTQHPEIKLDLTEVEGDHVMDFLRNGENSVVFGRDFGSQQKKYDSVITEDDQFVCLLPRQHPLAQQDQIALTSLAQENFLLLGRETLLFDRVMVLTQKAGFEPHVSYSGRQLNIILSMIARGLGISIVMEKSVDLPDDGNIVKRPLDLTESSQMLFMRNYNVKYSRSVELFWTFLQKQSQG from the coding sequence ATGGATCTTCAAAAATTAGAGATTTTTTTAAATCTTGCTAAAACAATGAATTACTCAGAGACCGCGGCCCAATTATTTACAACCCAAGGAAATATCTCTAAACAAATTATGGCTTTGGAAAAAGAATTTGGTACCAATCTAATCGACCGCCAACATCGGCAAATTAAGTTAACATCAGCAGGGAAGATAGTTTTAGATTTGGCACCGAAAATCATCAATGATTTTCAAAGAATGCAACAAAAAATCCAAGCCAGTCAGCAATATGCAGACCGTGTATTAAAAATTGTGACCGTCCCATCGGTGGCAAATTATCGGGGTTTAGAATTAATTATCAATTTTCAGACACAGCACCCTGAAATTAAATTAGATTTAACCGAGGTGGAAGGTGATCATGTGATGGATTTCTTAAGAAATGGCGAGAATAGTGTAGTTTTTGGTCGTGATTTTGGATCACAGCAAAAAAAGTATGACAGTGTCATTACTGAAGATGATCAATTTGTCTGTCTCTTGCCGCGTCAACATCCTTTAGCACAACAGGACCAGATTGCTTTGACATCTTTAGCTCAAGAAAATTTTTTATTATTAGGTCGGGAAACGCTGCTATTTGACCGGGTTATGGTTTTGACGCAAAAAGCAGGATTTGAACCCCATGTCAGTTATTCTGGACGTCAACTTAATATTATTTTAAGTATGATTGCTAGAGGATTAGGGATCTCGATTGTGATGGAAAAAAGCGTTGATTTGCCTGATGATGGCAACATTGTAAAACGTCCGCTAGATTTGACTGAAAGTAGTCAAATGTTATTTATGCGAAACTATAATGTTAAGTATTCACGGTCGGTCGAATTGTTTTGGACTTTTTTGCAAAAACAAAGCCAAGGCTGA
- a CDS encoding YdeI/OmpD-associated family protein gives MENKTIIEKLKLIQFKHPIVINPIEDDLVKRLKAQVNVLEATDLMIIFIKNVDELQNYFKRVQGLIEEGGVLAFAYAKKGNQRYTTYVHRDDLFPALRVDDDGYPENSLLKFNRMVKYDDDFTLVALKRTLQHEVTQKDARVADYEQYVPQIMKQLVGENRDFFQQLTPGYQKAWARYIYSAKTKATQDKHFDEMQKILAQGYKSKELYQRNRQI, from the coding sequence ATGGAAAATAAAACCATTATTGAAAAACTGAAATTAATACAATTTAAGCATCCAATTGTGATTAATCCAATTGAAGATGATTTAGTAAAACGATTGAAAGCCCAAGTTAATGTGCTTGAGGCGACGGATTTAATGATTATTTTTATTAAAAATGTGGACGAACTTCAAAATTATTTTAAAAGGGTACAGGGACTGATTGAAGAAGGCGGAGTGCTAGCTTTTGCATATGCCAAAAAGGGTAATCAACGCTATACGACATATGTACATCGTGATGATCTTTTTCCAGCGCTCCGAGTCGATGATGATGGGTATCCGGAAAATAGTTTACTGAAATTTAATCGAATGGTAAAGTATGACGATGATTTTACGTTAGTTGCTCTAAAAAGAACGCTGCAACATGAAGTAACGCAAAAAGATGCTCGGGTGGCAGACTACGAGCAGTACGTTCCTCAAATTATGAAACAACTAGTCGGGGAAAACCGGGACTTTTTTCAACAATTAACGCCCGGCTATCAAAAAGCATGGGCTCGTTACATATATAGTGCTAAAACTAAAGCGACGCAGGACAAACATTTTGATGAAATGCAAAAGATTCTGGCGCAAGGCTACAAATCGAAAGAATTATATCAACGGAATAGGCAGATATAA